From Pseudarthrobacter equi, a single genomic window includes:
- a CDS encoding response regulator, translated as MNAITVLLVDDHLVVRSGLRALLGTQPDIEVVADAASGEEALELVRELSPGVVVMDLAMGGGMDGIEAIRRIRGLNSRQAILVFTTYDSDADIVRAVDAGAMGYLLKDAAPEEIFSAVRGAVQGRSVMSPPVASRLFQQLRNPEEILTPREAELLSLLTQGLSNRELGQRLFISEATVKTHLAHIYSKLGVETRAAAIATAIRREGMR; from the coding sequence ATGAATGCCATTACCGTGCTCCTGGTGGATGACCACCTGGTGGTCCGCAGCGGGCTGCGCGCCCTGCTGGGCACCCAGCCGGACATCGAGGTGGTGGCCGACGCCGCGTCCGGGGAGGAAGCCCTGGAGCTGGTGCGGGAGCTGTCGCCCGGCGTCGTGGTCATGGACCTCGCCATGGGCGGCGGCATGGACGGCATCGAAGCCATCCGGCGCATCCGCGGGCTCAACAGCAGGCAGGCCATCCTGGTGTTCACCACCTACGATTCGGACGCGGACATTGTGCGTGCCGTGGATGCCGGTGCCATGGGTTACCTGCTGAAGGACGCCGCGCCGGAAGAGATCTTCTCGGCTGTCCGCGGCGCGGTGCAGGGCAGGAGCGTAATGAGCCCGCCGGTGGCTTCGCGGCTCTTCCAGCAACTCCGCAATCCGGAGGAGATCCTCACTCCACGCGAGGCGGAGCTGCTGAGCCTGCTCACCCAGGGGCTCAGCAACCGCGAACTCGGCCAACGCCTTTTCATCTCGGAAGCCACCGTCAAAACCCACCTGGCGCACATCTATTCGAAGCTGGGAGTGGAAACCCGGGCCGCCGCGATTGCCACCGCCATCCGCCGTGAGGGCATGCGCTGA